A genomic segment from Microcella flavibacter encodes:
- a CDS encoding TrmH family RNA methyltransferase, whose amino-acid sequence MRIETITSVDDPGLADYARLTDVALRRVTEPEGGLYIAESLTVIGRALRAGHRPRSVLTSEKWLPELERLLEGHDVTVHVGAAGVLEELTGFHLHRGALASMHRPPAVDPATLLRDARRVVIVEDVVDHTNVGAIFRSVAGLGADAVLVTPRCADPLYRRSVRVSMGTVLQVPWTRLPEWDEAAPMLHAAGFTIAALALADDAVSLREFAASAPERVAILVGAEGDGLSRPALAAADVVVTIPMQHGVDSLNVAAASAVALYALG is encoded by the coding sequence ATGCGCATCGAGACCATCACGAGCGTCGACGACCCCGGACTCGCCGACTACGCGCGGCTCACCGATGTCGCGCTGCGCCGCGTCACCGAGCCCGAGGGCGGGCTGTACATCGCCGAGTCGCTCACCGTCATCGGCCGGGCCCTGCGGGCCGGCCACCGGCCGCGCTCGGTGCTGACGAGCGAGAAGTGGCTGCCCGAGCTCGAGCGCCTGCTCGAGGGCCACGACGTCACCGTGCACGTCGGCGCGGCGGGCGTGCTCGAGGAGCTCACCGGGTTCCACCTGCATCGCGGCGCGCTCGCGAGCATGCACCGGCCGCCCGCCGTCGACCCGGCGACGCTGCTGCGGGATGCCCGGCGCGTCGTCATCGTCGAGGACGTCGTCGACCACACCAACGTCGGGGCGATCTTCCGCTCGGTGGCCGGACTCGGCGCCGACGCCGTGCTCGTCACGCCGCGCTGCGCCGACCCGCTGTACCGCCGCAGCGTGCGCGTCAGCATGGGCACCGTGCTGCAGGTGCCGTGGACGCGGCTGCCGGAGTGGGACGAGGCCGCGCCGATGCTGCACGCCGCGGGCTTCACGATCGCCGCGCTCGCCCTCGCCGACGACGCCGTGAGCCTGCGGGAGTTCGCAGCCTCCGCGCCCGAGCGCGTCGCGATCCTCGTCGGCGCCGAGGGCGACGGCCTCAGCCGCCCCGCCCTCGCGGCCGCCGACGTCGTCGTGACGATCCCCATGCAGCACGGGGTCGACTCGCTCAACGTCGCGGCCGCGAGCGCGGTCGCGCTGTACGCGCTGGGCTAG